The following coding sequences are from one Bacteroidales bacterium window:
- a CDS encoding glycine--tRNA ligase yields MSDSPKNQDLLKSIIAHAKEYGFIFPSSEIYDGLSAIYDYGPYGIELKNNIRSYWWKSMVQLHENIVGLDAAIFMHPQVWKASGHVDAFNDPMIDNKDSKKRYRADELIEDYIQKLLDKANKEVEKARKKFGDDFNEEWFKQTNSNYLKYVSQAQDVQERLNKLLHANDLKGLKSLIDELEIVDPISGSRNWTEVRQFNLMFETLMGPTADEADKVYLRPETAQGIFVNFLNVQKTARMKIPFGIAQVGKAFRNEIVARQFIFRMREFEQMEMQFFVRPGEELEWFEYWKEERMKWHLAMGIPAEKYRWHVHEKLAHYANAAVDIEFEFPFGFKEIEGIHSRTNFDLSQHQLYSGKKMTYFDPETGESYIPYVIETSIGLDRTVLAILSHAYCEENLPDGSERTVLRIPSFLAPIKIAILPLVKKDGMPEFAYKIYQNLKHHFMCFYEEKDTIGRRYRRQDAIGTPYCVTIDNQTLDDSTVTIRNRDTMEQIRIHADQLLNYFTEHLKPKT; encoded by the coding sequence ATGTCTGACAGTCCTAAAAATCAGGATTTGTTGAAAAGTATTATCGCTCACGCAAAAGAGTATGGTTTTATTTTTCCTTCATCCGAAATTTACGATGGATTAAGTGCTATATACGATTATGGTCCTTACGGCATTGAGTTGAAAAACAACATACGCTCTTATTGGTGGAAAAGCATGGTGCAACTCCATGAAAACATTGTTGGATTGGATGCTGCTATATTCATGCATCCACAAGTTTGGAAAGCATCAGGACATGTCGACGCTTTTAACGATCCCATGATTGATAATAAGGACAGCAAGAAAAGATATCGTGCTGATGAACTTATTGAAGATTATATTCAAAAGCTACTCGATAAAGCTAATAAGGAAGTTGAAAAGGCAAGAAAAAAATTTGGGGACGATTTTAATGAAGAATGGTTTAAGCAAACCAATTCCAATTATTTGAAATATGTCTCACAAGCTCAAGATGTTCAGGAGAGACTGAATAAATTACTACATGCAAACGATCTTAAAGGCCTAAAATCACTCATTGATGAGCTTGAAATAGTTGATCCTATCAGTGGAAGTCGAAACTGGACTGAAGTAAGACAATTCAACCTCATGTTTGAAACTCTCATGGGTCCAACAGCTGATGAAGCTGATAAGGTCTATCTTAGACCAGAAACAGCTCAAGGTATATTTGTCAATTTTCTTAATGTTCAAAAAACTGCTCGAATGAAGATACCTTTTGGTATCGCTCAGGTTGGAAAAGCTTTTCGCAATGAAATTGTAGCTAGGCAGTTTATTTTTCGAATGCGTGAATTTGAACAAATGGAGATGCAATTCTTTGTTCGACCCGGTGAAGAACTTGAATGGTTCGAATATTGGAAGGAAGAACGCATGAAATGGCATCTTGCTATGGGTATTCCTGCAGAAAAATATCGTTGGCACGTTCACGAGAAACTTGCCCACTACGCCAATGCTGCAGTCGACATAGAATTTGAATTTCCGTTTGGTTTTAAGGAAATAGAGGGAATCCATAGTCGTACTAATTTCGATCTTAGCCAACATCAGTTATATTCTGGAAAAAAAATGACTTATTTTGATCCTGAAACGGGTGAATCATATATTCCTTACGTGATTGAAACTTCCATTGGTCTTGATAGAACTGTCTTGGCCATACTGAGCCATGCTTACTGCGAAGAAAATTTACCTGATGGTTCTGAAAGAACTGTTTTACGCATTCCCTCATTTCTTGCACCCATTAAAATAGCTATTCTGCCCCTTGTTAAGAAAGATGGTATGCCTGAATTTGCATACAAAATTTATCAGAATCTCAAGCATCATTTTATGTGTTTTTATGAAGAAAAAGATACCATCGGCCGTCGATATCGTCGTCAGGATGCTATCGGAACACCCTACTGTGTAACAATAGATAATCAAACCCTTGATGATTCCACCGTTACAATTCGAAACCGTGATACTATGGAACAAATACGCATCCATGCTGATCAACTCTTGAATTATTTCACAGAACATTTGAAACCTAAAACATGA
- a CDS encoding AtpZ/AtpI family protein codes for MKKNDDPWKKFIYFSSIGFEMLAIMLVAGAIGYYIDDYYDHETKWVTLIGLLLGMFISFYTIFRQLKQD; via the coding sequence ATGAAAAAAAACGATGATCCATGGAAAAAATTTATTTATTTCTCATCCATTGGATTTGAAATGTTGGCTATCATGCTTGTTGCAGGAGCTATAGGATATTATATCGATGATTATTATGATCACGAAACAAAATGGGTAACTTTAATTGGCTTGTTACTTGGAATGTTCATTTCTTTTTATACGATTTTCAGGCAATTAAAGCAAGATTAA
- a CDS encoding endonuclease/exonuclease/phosphatase family protein, with the protein MRFFLVIFFIFHLIYGKSQAKYEVVTIGFYNLENLFDTINDPRFDDEEYLPTSALKWNTEKYLLKLRNMAEVISRIGESYLPGGPAILGVCEAENIHVLNDLCKKTVLSKSNYDAILFDSWYSRGVDVGLLYRKDFFKPLVAKPYRLIIPNDTSYKTRDQLLVKGILLGDTMFFIVNHWPSRRGGEKKSRPYRLAAAALTRHIVDSILQTDSLAKIFIMGDFNDDPTDQSVLNVLKAAGKKELAHQTFLYNPYYALYKYEGIGSHAYRDKWSLFDQIIVSKGLLCTEKGWQYFKAFVFNEEFLKQKEGTFKGYPFRTAIGGNFMGGYSDHFPSFVVIKRGKNDH; encoded by the coding sequence ATGAGATTTTTTCTTGTTATTTTCTTTATTTTTCATCTCATTTACGGAAAATCACAAGCGAAATATGAAGTAGTCACTATCGGTTTTTACAATCTAGAAAATTTATTTGATACCATTAATGATCCTCGTTTTGACGATGAAGAATATTTGCCCACTTCAGCTTTAAAATGGAATACAGAGAAATATTTGTTGAAATTACGTAACATGGCAGAAGTCATTTCTCGAATTGGTGAAAGCTATTTGCCAGGAGGTCCGGCAATTCTGGGTGTATGCGAAGCAGAAAACATACATGTTTTAAATGACTTGTGCAAAAAAACTGTTTTGTCCAAAAGTAATTATGATGCAATTTTATTTGATAGTTGGTATTCGCGCGGAGTAGATGTAGGTTTGTTATATCGAAAAGATTTTTTTAAACCTCTAGTTGCAAAACCTTATCGATTGATTATCCCTAATGACACTTCATATAAAACCAGAGATCAGTTATTGGTAAAAGGAATACTTCTGGGTGATACCATGTTTTTTATAGTTAATCACTGGCCCTCAAGGAGGGGAGGAGAGAAAAAAAGTCGTCCTTACAGACTTGCGGCAGCTGCTCTTACTCGCCATATTGTAGATTCCATATTGCAAACGGATAGCTTGGCAAAAATTTTTATCATGGGCGATTTCAACGATGATCCCACAGACCAAAGTGTTTTAAACGTACTAAAAGCCGCAGGAAAAAAAGAATTGGCTCATCAGACCTTTTTATACAATCCGTATTATGCTCTTTATAAATACGAAGGAATAGGTTCTCATGCTTATCGAGACAAATGGAGCCTTTTCGATCAGATTATAGTATCGAAAGGGCTATTATGCACAGAAAAAGGATGGCAATACTTTAAAGCTTTTGTTTTCAATGAAGAATTCTTAAAGCAAAAGGAAGGAACATTTAAAGGTTATCCATTTAGGACAGCCATTGGAGGTAATTTTATGGGTGGATATAGTGATCATTTTCCTTCGTTTGTTGTCATAAAAAGGGGAAAAAATGATCATTGA
- a CDS encoding aminoacyl-histidine dipeptidase, which produces MENFIFKGVEPERVWYYFYEISKIPRPSKKEDKIIAYLEEFGKKHELETIKDKVGNIVIRKPATAGFENKPWVCLQSHVDMVCEKNPDSNHDFEKDPLQLKIVDQWVMATGTTLGADNGIGVAMSLAILEDKSLQHGPIECLFTVDEETGLTGAFALDPSLLKSKILINLDSEDEGVIFIGCAGGRDTTGKTKISYTSIPAGLAAFEITIGGLKGGHSGDDINKGRANANKLLARILAAINESTTMYLCHIDGGNLRNAIPRDAKAIIAFPPTEKENIVSIINTYQHYFANEYKVTDPEVKVSLSEVSLPDKALESSLKDTIIRLLLGLPHGVLAYSQDIPDFVETSTNLASIKIKEDEIVIATSQRSSLESAKLFANQMVASVFALAQFSYTHSDGYPGWNPNPNSPLLKKAVEIYEELYQQKANVRAIHAGLECGLFSEKIPGMDMISIGPTMRGVHSPEEKLLIPTVERVYKWVQEILKRI; this is translated from the coding sequence ATGGAAAATTTCATTTTCAAAGGTGTTGAGCCTGAGCGAGTTTGGTATTATTTTTACGAGATCTCAAAAATCCCCCGCCCTTCGAAAAAGGAAGATAAAATCATAGCTTATCTCGAGGAATTTGGTAAAAAACATGAACTTGAAACCATCAAAGATAAAGTTGGCAACATCGTCATACGCAAGCCAGCAACAGCAGGTTTTGAAAACAAACCCTGGGTATGTCTACAGTCACATGTAGATATGGTTTGTGAAAAAAATCCTGATTCCAATCATGATTTTGAGAAGGATCCTCTTCAATTAAAGATTGTGGACCAATGGGTGATGGCTACAGGAACAACCCTTGGAGCAGATAATGGCATTGGAGTGGCTATGAGTCTTGCCATATTGGAAGACAAAAGCTTACAACATGGGCCTATTGAATGCCTCTTTACAGTAGACGAAGAAACAGGTCTCACAGGTGCTTTTGCCCTCGATCCCTCTTTATTAAAAAGCAAAATACTTATCAACCTCGACAGCGAAGATGAAGGAGTCATTTTCATTGGATGTGCAGGGGGACGTGATACGACAGGCAAAACTAAGATCTCTTATACGTCTATTCCTGCTGGCTTAGCTGCTTTTGAAATCACCATAGGTGGTTTAAAAGGAGGACACAGCGGCGATGATATTAACAAAGGTAGAGCCAATGCCAATAAATTACTGGCACGTATTTTAGCTGCTATCAACGAATCGACAACCATGTACCTTTGTCATATCGATGGTGGAAATCTTCGTAATGCCATTCCTAGGGATGCCAAAGCTATTATTGCTTTTCCTCCAACTGAAAAAGAAAACATAGTATCCATCATCAATACTTACCAACATTATTTTGCCAACGAATACAAGGTTACTGACCCCGAAGTTAAAGTATCTTTATCTGAGGTGTCTTTACCTGATAAAGCATTAGAATCATCTTTGAAAGATACTATTATACGTCTACTTCTTGGTTTACCCCACGGAGTTCTTGCCTACTCTCAGGATATTCCAGACTTTGTAGAAACAAGTACCAATCTAGCTTCTATCAAAATTAAAGAAGATGAAATAGTCATTGCCACAAGTCAACGTAGTTCTCTTGAATCAGCTAAACTATTTGCCAACCAAATGGTTGCATCTGTTTTCGCTTTGGCTCAATTTTCGTACACCCACAGTGATGGTTATCCAGGTTGGAACCCTAATCCCAACAGTCCATTACTTAAAAAAGCTGTGGAAATTTACGAAGAACTTTACCAACAAAAAGCAAACGTTCGTGCTATCCATGCAGGACTTGAATGTGGCTTGTTTAGTGAAAAAATCCCTGGTATGGATATGATATCCATAGGGCCCACCATGCGAGGCGTTCATAGCCCTGAAGAAAAACTACTTATTCCCACCGTCGAACGCGTTTATAAATGGGTACAAGAAATTTTGAAAAGAATCTAA
- a CDS encoding polymer-forming cytoskeletal protein, translating to MGRNQAEEQSIQNINILSNGTIVIGDIKVEGDIRIDGNVNGKIHVKGKIIIGSTAHIEGEIVCHHADIGGVIKGKLHVHELIMLRNTARIYGDIQTQKISIEPGAIFNGSCIMSSDTPSSKSH from the coding sequence ATGGGAAGAAATCAAGCCGAAGAACAATCCATTCAAAACATTAACATTCTGTCGAACGGAACAATTGTGATAGGAGATATTAAAGTAGAAGGGGACATCCGTATTGATGGTAATGTCAATGGAAAAATTCATGTTAAGGGAAAAATCATCATCGGCTCAACTGCTCATATTGAAGGAGAAATTGTCTGCCATCATGCAGATATAGGCGGAGTGATAAAAGGAAAGTTACACGTTCATGAACTTATCATGCTAAGAAACACAGCCAGAATTTATGGTGACATACAAACTCAGAAAATCAGCATTGAACCCGGTGCTATTTTCAACGGTTCATGTATCATGAGCTCCGATACTCCTAGTTCGAAATCCCACTAG
- a CDS encoding HTH domain-containing protein encodes MENIVEKVLQTMEQAGKPLTSGQIAEMTGLDKKAVEKAMQELKKQNKIISPKRCYWEPLKK; translated from the coding sequence ATGGAAAACATCGTTGAAAAAGTTCTTCAGACCATGGAACAAGCAGGTAAACCATTGACCTCGGGCCAGATTGCCGAGATGACTGGGTTAGATAAAAAAGCTGTAGAAAAAGCCATGCAAGAACTAAAAAAACAAAACAAAATCATATCTCCTAAACGTTGTTATTGGGAACCTCTTAAGAAATAA
- a CDS encoding sigma-54 dependent transcriptional regulator: protein MNKAEIQSIKQRFGIIGNSPLLDHAIDIARQVAPTDLTVLITGESGTGKEFFPKIIHHYSHRKHGPFIAVNCGAIPEGTIDSELFGHEKGSFTGAYEARKGYFEVVNGGTIFLDEVGDLPLGTQVRLLRVLETGEFIRVGSSKVLKTDVRVVAATNVNLVEAIKQGKFREDLFYRLNTVPIHIPPLRERRGDIVLLFNKFALDFAEKYRIPPIELTQEATQLLTQAYWHGNVRQLKNVAEQISIIEKERVITPEILRKYIQDITTTSLPALKKDSDMLEQYTTDREIVFKFLADMKKDIQELKRVVSHIIAVTGVNPSPTFKQVEHFTDLTNTTPDISFSIVDNASEHITSIKDVPAEIIKDDEPLSLEKKEMETIKKALEKYKGKRKLAAKELGISERTLYRKIKQYNLNM, encoded by the coding sequence ATGAATAAAGCAGAAATTCAATCTATTAAACAACGCTTTGGAATTATCGGGAATTCTCCACTTTTAGATCATGCCATAGACATTGCAAGACAGGTTGCACCAACAGACTTGACTGTACTCATCACAGGAGAAAGTGGAACGGGTAAAGAATTTTTTCCAAAAATTATCCATCACTATAGTCACCGAAAGCATGGGCCGTTCATAGCTGTAAACTGTGGAGCCATTCCAGAAGGAACTATCGACAGCGAACTTTTCGGCCATGAGAAGGGGTCATTCACTGGCGCCTATGAGGCAAGAAAAGGCTATTTTGAAGTCGTCAATGGTGGGACTATTTTCCTTGACGAAGTTGGAGATTTGCCATTAGGAACTCAGGTTAGATTACTTCGCGTACTTGAAACTGGCGAATTCATTCGTGTTGGTTCGTCTAAAGTATTAAAAACTGATGTCCGTGTTGTTGCTGCCACCAACGTTAATCTTGTCGAGGCTATAAAACAAGGAAAATTTAGAGAAGATCTATTTTATAGATTAAATACCGTACCCATTCATATCCCCCCTCTTAGAGAGCGGCGAGGAGATATTGTGCTACTTTTTAACAAATTCGCACTTGATTTTGCCGAAAAATATCGCATTCCTCCTATCGAGCTTACCCAAGAAGCTACTCAATTACTAACCCAAGCATATTGGCATGGAAACGTTAGGCAACTTAAAAATGTAGCCGAGCAGATCTCTATCATCGAAAAAGAAAGAGTTATTACCCCCGAAATACTCAGAAAATACATACAGGATATTACTACAACTTCATTACCTGCTTTAAAAAAGGATAGCGACATGCTAGAACAATATACCACCGACCGCGAAATCGTCTTTAAATTCCTGGCTGACATGAAAAAAGATATCCAAGAACTCAAACGGGTAGTATCGCACATTATTGCTGTAACAGGCGTGAACCCAAGTCCAACTTTCAAACAAGTTGAACATTTTACAGATTTGACAAATACTACACCTGATATATCTTTTTCAATTGTTGACAATGCTTCAGAACATATAACTTCAATTAAAGATGTTCCCGCAGAAATCATCAAAGATGATGAACCTCTAAGTCTCGAAAAAAAAGAAATGGAAACCATCAAAAAAGCACTCGAGAAATATAAAGGTAAACGTAAACTTGCTGCAAAAGAACTTGGCATATCAGAAAGAACTTTATACCGAAAAATTAAGCAATACAACCTCAACATGTAA
- the secG gene encoding preprotein translocase subunit SecG has protein sequence MFSFLIVLIVIASILLGFVVLIQNPKGGGFAAGIQSTQFMGVRQAADFLEKATWTLAIAILFLSMLTLAFKPQKVTEEHSRVKKYIEEANIQPTHVPEGIQPIQQQNNQ, from the coding sequence ATGTTTTCCTTTCTAATTGTCTTAATAGTAATTGCAAGTATACTTCTGGGATTTGTTGTTTTGATTCAAAACCCAAAAGGCGGAGGATTTGCTGCTGGTATTCAATCCACTCAATTTATGGGAGTTAGACAAGCAGCAGATTTTCTTGAAAAAGCTACGTGGACACTTGCTATTGCGATTTTATTTCTTAGTATGCTAACGCTAGCTTTCAAACCTCAAAAAGTTACCGAAGAGCATAGTCGAGTTAAAAAATATATTGAAGAAGCTAATATCCAACCCACTCATGTTCCTGAAGGAATTCAACCCATTCAACAACAAAACAATCAATGA
- the lptE gene encoding LPS assembly lipoprotein LptE: MRYISLMSFIFIAIFSSACKVKFTFTGASISPELLTFSVTNFQNNASLVNPILAQILTEKLRNKISSQTRLKLVNSGGDIHFEGEIVSYSLQPVAIQSNETAQLTQLTITIFVRCYNKKDETQNYETRFSRFQQFPSNQNFSSIENDLIDAITDELVDDIYRKTFVNW, translated from the coding sequence ATGCGTTATATATCTTTAATGTCTTTTATTTTTATTGCTATTTTTTCATCAGCATGCAAAGTAAAATTTACCTTTACAGGAGCATCCATTTCACCAGAACTATTAACTTTCTCTGTAACAAATTTTCAGAATAACGCTTCTCTTGTTAATCCCATTCTTGCTCAGATATTAACCGAAAAGCTTAGAAATAAAATCAGTTCTCAAACGAGACTAAAATTAGTCAATTCAGGAGGAGATATTCATTTTGAAGGTGAAATTGTTTCTTATTCACTTCAACCTGTGGCAATACAGTCAAATGAAACTGCTCAGCTGACGCAACTCACCATTACTATTTTTGTCCGATGTTATAACAAAAAAGATGAAACACAAAACTATGAAACACGTTTTTCTCGTTTTCAGCAATTTCCTTCTAATCAAAACTTTTCGTCCATCGAAAATGACCTCATCGATGCTATTACCGACGAACTGGTTGATGACATTTATCGCAAAACATTTGTAAATTGGTAA